The nucleotide sequence tttaAAATGATATGTCGGCtcggtctttcggaggtgctcatagggatagggtgtgcgtgtgtgcgttcatagggatgagtgtatgcgtgtgtatatgagcgcctgcgtctgtactgtgttcacAAAAAAAGCTTTAACCAACAAGACCGACTACGGGGGagcaaaaaatatatatttgaaaacttcttttgaatataaATTTACTGGTATAATTTTGCTCCCGGCGTAGTTGATCTTGTTGGTacatttatggtcaaagttgaaacGCGAGAACCGATGATGTActctattttgaaatggagggagtacttactaCAAGCCAGACCATTTTCGAGTAAGAAACTAGGTTTTAAGAGGGAACTGATCCAGTTTGTATGCGATCCAACTCGGTGGCATGAACCTACTACATGCGAACGTGATGGAAACAGGGTGACCCTATGGCTGGTGGCCGATAAACCGCCTACGCACTACACCCATCACCGGATAGTCCTTGTGATATTGTAAGTTGCCCTTTGAACATCCCAGTTAATGAATAAAGCCCAGTAGAGTTTTTTCTTATGAGAAAAAACTTTTCACTtcccaaataaaaaagaaaccTCTAGTCTTCAATGTGGTGCTTGCAATTAACTCTCTGAGCATCCACCGGCGCCATCGTTGGTCCATCTCGTCTTCGATGGCCTTAATGCCATAGGGGCACGGTGGATCCCGACCCTTGCCGGTGGAAGGGCTTTGTTTTTGGATGTTTCTTCGTGTTTTGTTAGGGTTTTTGTTTTGCTCAGGAAGACGAGTTGACGGCGCCTCCCTGAAAAAGAAATAAGGTTATCCCTGCCTAGCCCATCtaggtggtgcgtctagcatcgtcggtgaGTGTGTGAAGGTGCGTCTCCGGCGGATTTGTCCTTGGTGAATTTGCTTGGATTTGGTTGTAGTTCGTCTACATTCATGTGTCCCCAGGCTGTATGCTTTCGATCAACGCTACTCTTCAACGTCCGCCGGTTCTATGAGGCCTTAGTACGCCAACTTTCTGATTGTCTATGACAACAAGTTATGCCTGGCTCCGGCGAGGAAGGAGCGATGACGGCGACGCGCCTTCGGCTCTCGTcggtgcttgtagtcatcgctaccTGGACTATGAATCTAAatgcattttttattatttttatgttcATTTTACCGCCATGATTTAAAATGAATAGATTAAACGTTTTCTTgttaaaaacaaaagaaaacatttttttgagagaaaaacaaaagaaaacattgTGTGGCTGTGGAGACGGACAGAGCCTCTGTCCAATCTCTTTCCCTTCATCATCGAAtcattaaaaaaaatcataaaaaaagaTAGCCTGTGTCCTTCCTTTTGGATTAGTTTGAATTGGAGGTAAAAGCACGGCAGGCCCAGGAACTTGTCGCGTCCGTGATGTTTTGGCCCACAAACTTGCAAATCCTTACTCCGCCACCCAAAAACTTGCAGCCGATGTGCAAAAAAGCCCACAGCCAATCCCGCTGCGACATCTGGCGCCACGCTGGCAGAGGCGGTCGTCGCATGACTTTGCAGAAACCCCCTGGCCTTTACCAGTAATGAACCCGCACTCcacatctctccctctcgttccccatTGCAGCTCCAGCCAAATCCCTAGTTTCTCTCCCTCTTGTTCCCCACTGTATCGCCCGATGCAAGAAGCATGAGAGctaggtcgacggcggcggcgagtcTGGGCTGTGGAGCGAGCGGCAAGGAAGGGCTGCGCCATTGAAATCAGTGGAGCCATGCTTGATTGCCCCTGTTCTTTGTGTTTGCACTGACGGAGTACACGTACTGGAACCTGAcagaatagtactccctccgtcccaaaattcttgtcttaaatttgtttacaaatggatgtatctatttTACATTTtaatgttagatacatccgtatctagataaatttaAGACATGAATTTTGAGACGAAGGGAGTTGTGAACAGGCTAAACTGAAAATAGAACGCATGGGGTGATAAGAGCGAAATGCGGGTGCTTCTTATACTCGTCGTTGTCAGATGAGAGTACAATTGGGTTCTTGTTGTTGCCTTGTTGAGTTGACGTCGAGGAAGACGCAGCGGCAGTCGCTGCCCTTGCTCGCTCTCTGGCTGCGCGCTCTGCTTCGGCAGCCTGACGGAGGACGACGTCTGCCTGCGCTGTGGACCAGGACGCAACTATGATGGCGTCATCGAGCTGCTGCTTGGCTGCGCGCAGAGCCTCATCGGCATGCGTGGTGAGCAATGATGCCTCATACAGCGGAGCTGGTAGCTCGCAGACGACTTCGTCAGGCGGTAGGTATTCATCGCCTCCAGCCTCCCTCCGTTGGGCGCACCGTCTCTCCTACACCTCCTTGAACCCCGCCTCCTCCCATGCATCTTCCAGCTCGTGCTCCCGACGGACAGCAGCGAGCTCCGCAGTAGTTGGCTCGATATCAGAGTTCGCGGTGGAGCGGCTCGAGTAGCTTCGCGTGGCCGACGAGGAGCTGCATGTCCTTGAAGACGAGCGATGCTTGTCCTGCTACCGCTAGCTCCGCAGCCCAGGCTCACCGCCGTTGTTGACCTAGCTCTCATGCTTCTTGCGTCGGGCGATACAGTGGGAAACGAGAGGGAGAGAAACTAGGGATTTGGCTGGGGCTGCAacggggaacgagagggagagatgtgGAGTGCGGGTTCATTACTAGTAAAGGCCAGGGGGGTTTCTGCAAAGTCACGCAACGACTGCCTCTGCCAGCGTGGCGCCAGATGTCGCAGCGGGATTGGCTATGGGCTTTTTTGCACATCGGCTGCAAGTTTTTGGGTGCCGGAGTGTTTATGGGTCAAAAAATCACGGGCGTGACAAGTTCCTGGGCCTGCCGTGCTTTTATCTCTTTGAATTGCCTGTGTCCTTCCTTGAACCAACAAACGTATGGAGCCGCGTAGACCCCAATTTTCCAACAAGGAACCGCGAAACATTCCCACGCCTTGCATCTGCCTGACTAGTGGGCCTAGCTGGTACTAGGTGTCAGCTGATCCGCCCGTTCACATTGCTCCTCCCCAGTCACCAGCCACCAGTCCCCACTCCACACCCGCGAAAACCCTACCTCCGGAGGCATCGCCGTCGCCGGGCGTGATGAAGGGCGGCGACGTCGAGGCGGGCACCGCGGAACCGAAGGGGACGACGGAGAGCCCCGAGCTGCGCTGGGCGCTCATCCGGAAGATCTACGTCGTCCTCTGCCTGCAGCTTCTCCTCACCGCCGCCGTCGCGGTCGTCTTCGTCAGGGTCCGCGCCATACCCCACTTCTTCGTCTCCTCCTACGCCGGCCTCGGGCTCTacatcttcatcctcatcttccccTTCATCGGTGAGGCCTCAAACCATTTCTCTCCTCCATCGTCTTTGTTACGAATTTGTGATCCAATTGCAGTTTGCAGGGagggttttcatttttcttttttgggAAAAAGAAACAGAGCATGTATGTACAGCCTGTACAAAATTAAATTGCGACATACAACAAGTGCATTTTAAGTGCCACAAAACAACTACTATGATGCACAATTATCGCAAGCCCCGCACCCGATTTGCGAGATCTGAATAATATTCTTGTTTTGCTCTGTCAACTGCTAGCCACTGAGCTATCTTTCTTGAATTTACGCCTGCAAGCATAAAGACTTGGAGTGATTCCCCTGAAAATAGAAGGTCGTTCTGTGTATTCCAACTGACCCAAGAGGCAAGCAGTGCGAAATTCGGACGAATTTATACACGATACTGCTAGTTGTATGCGTGCGATTTCATTATGGCTTTTGCTTTGCATTCTTTGTGCAGAGCTATGGATTACAACTCCTGATTTTTTCAGGAACGTCCCATGCACTCTTAATTTTGCTTTACTACTGTAGAATGGGATGTGGTTGCTGTGTGAATTGCAGCTGGGAGTATAATCTGTTACTCATGAAACGCTTGTCAATCTTTTGTATGCAGTGACGTTCCCGTTGCACTTCTACCGCCAGAAGCACCCAGTCAACCTGCTTCTGCTTGGCGTCTTCACAGTGGCCATCAGCTTCTCTGTCGGCTTGACATGTGCCTTCACTAGCGGTAATTGTCTTCCCACCACGTATTCTTTCTGCTCCTGCTGCCAGCTCCTAGCTTGTTCTTGACTCACTCTGCTCTGCTGCTGATGTAAATCAGCATCCTTTAATGCCCCTCTCATTGTGTTAATTCATTACATATACATGGCTAGTAGATATTTTTGTACTATTAGCTAGCTTGTTAGTCACCATGTGCGGCAATTGGTAGTTCCCTGCTgatattgtgaagcattttgtttACGTGTGGACTGGGTTCAGAAATACATGTGACTGTAGTTGATGCATTTTCCTAGTCTGTGTTGAGGACAAATTGTAGCTGTTGGACACCATTTATGATTGATATGCTTGTCTGAGTTAGAAGCATTTGTAGTACTGCCAGCTAGCAGGAATTACCTTTTTACCTTGTTTTGCAAATTTCAGCTGTTACTTTTTGAATTCAGGAATTGGCAAACAGTAACCTTTGCTTTTCATAGAACATTAGTTGGATCTTGTATatttatttactgtttcttccggCCACTATTTGTTGTAAGATACACAGTGTTGTGATAGTATCAATTTGATATAAAGGGCCGATTTGTCCAATAATATGCGAGCTGACCTGCCCAAGTTGACATGGTTTTGGCAAGGATGTGGTTTAGGTTGCAGGACTAGCTTAAACCCGTATCAAAATAGAAAGGATTTTCAGTTGATATATCATTACTAGTGTTGTGACAAGACAATAGATGCTTCATGCATGTGCTGGTTAATACATAATCTTTCGATTTAGACAAAGTTATATTGACACGCACTCTGTAATCTGTCCTCCATTTGTGTTTGCGTCAGCATTCACCACTGCATTTTGGGGTTGTACCAATTCCAAGGTTCTTTCTATCTTGTACTACATCACAGGAGGTTGCTGATAGTTTGCTTCTTCAATGCATCACTGCCATTTACTTCAGATTTTAGCATGCACGTGCTTTATTGTCTAGTCAAATTTACATGATAGTTTCTTTGGTAAAGAGATGTATGCGATGATAAGAAAGCAATTAGTTCATTTAGTAGTCCTGctcttctatatatatatatatatatatatatatatatatatatatatatatatatatacatatttgtTTACTGTTAGTATGATGTGTGTGTGTTTTCTACTTTGTCGGTATGATGGGTTTTCTTCGATAAAGAACCACCGCTAAAATAGTCCACTGTGCGCAGGCAAGGTCATTTTGGAGGCTGGGATTCTTACAATCGTAGTTGTCTTGAGCCTCACTGCTTACACCTTCTGGGCTGCAAGGAGGGGCAAGGACTTTAGCTTCCTTGGTCCTTTCCTATTTGCTTCTCTGATGATTTTGCTCGTCTTTGGGTTCATTCAGGTCAGATGCCGTCTGTTCCCTTCTCTAGTTAGGTGTGTCGCCTATTTATCTATCAGCATTCTCTATTCTACAATGCACATACTGATCATGACTTCTGTTTGCAGATCTTCTTCCCGCTGGGCAAGCTCTCTCATATGATCTATGGCGCGCTGGCGGCACTCATCTTCAGTGGCTACATTGTCTATGACACGGGCAGCATCATCAAGCGTTACAAGTATGACAAGTATGTCTGGGCTGCCGTCACGCTCTACCTTGACATCATCAATCTGTTCCTGGGCCTGCTGACTCTGTTTAGGGCGTGTGACAACTAGGCACGTCTTCCTGCCCCTGCTCTCTCGTGCTTCAAATCCCGTCGACGAATTTGGTATCCTGATGAGTCCTTGACATGAAGAATTGTATAGTCTGGTCTGTCTTGCTGGCACGGTGAAAATGTTGCTTACTTTAGTTCAGTTGATTGATCCCTAGTATAGAGGAAACATAAGAAAACCGTGCGTCGGTTCTATTCTATGGATGGTAGATGTGATGTTGTATTTAGGGGGTCTTTGACATGCTGGATTGGTGGTGCTGCGTTTCTGATATCATTTGTGTAGCCGTGTGGCTTCTGGACGAGGGCTTTCTGGTCTGTCTAGTGGGTGGCGTTTGTCCTGTACTATGAAGTAAATAGCCCAGATTCTAAGCTATTCCCTCCATATATGTCCTTTTAGTCTTTTTGGAGATTTAAATACGGATTATAtagggatgtatatagacatattttagaatgtagattcactcattttgctctgtatgtagtccgtattggaatctccaaaaagacttatatttaggaaaggagggattAAAACTAAAGGGACGCATGTTTTTTTGATGAAACGCTGGTGAAGCAGCTTTTCTTTTCAATTAGACGCACGTTTTCATGTATAccacttagagcaactctagcagagccGTCATGTGTGGTCGCTGTGATATGCCAGAGAGATTGCAAAGGCAAAATGTGTGGTAGCCATCATAAGGCGAAACGTGTGGTCGCCGTCATATGACATATAGAGATTGTGAGGGTGAAACGCAGACTCAAATTAGCTAAGAAGACAATCTTCATATTTTTCACACACGTGTGTCCTACCTGTAATTGACTGTAATGGTTCTTTTCAAAAAGTCAAAATCAAAACATATTTGATTCAGACTTCAGTTCGAACAAAAGAGAAGCATTGTTCATTGTAGACCTCTTACATCAAATTGTGCATAAAAAATACATTGTGGTAGATCCACCATTTACAAAGCAAACCACAACAAAACAGTTGACATTTCTGGTGAGACTTTTTCACCTCCCAGTACATCATAATAAGACCCCATGCAAACTTTCACTCTTTTGGATCATAGTTAGGTTGGATTCATTTTTCTAATGAAAAATGCAAATGGTGCCTAAAGACAGGAAAATTAAATATATATGTATTGATTAAGTTTCCCAAACTTTCTCTAGTAGTTTGATTAAATCATGACAACAAATGTAGACTATATTGGATTGCTATTCTTACAAGCTGCTTCAAAAGGTACTACTAGTTATGAACTGTTTGAAGAGTGCACGAAGAGAAATCAAGACATGAGAACTGCCAATGTAAGATTATAATTGTCACCATCACGGATAAAATATAGGATCTAAAGCATCGCTCATGTGACATGTACGTAGAATGATTGCTCATTACAGCCATCTTACAACGAATTGTGCATAACACACACATCATGGTAGATCTACCATTTTCAAAGCAAAGCACAACAACACGGTTGCCACTTCTTGAGAGACTTTTTCACATTCCTAATTTATCCATAATAAGACCTCATGCGAAATTTCACTTTTTTGGACCATATGTTGGTTTTTTTAATTTATATTATGAAAAAAAATGCAAATGGTGCCTAAATACAACAAGTTTTTTTAGGAATATTTCAATATCCATTTGGGGTTGCTTCTTGTGCAGACTGCATATGCTGGGGTGGATGTCCCTTCTTTTTGGCACAATACAACAAGTTGGTTTGTACGTCATATACACATATAAAATTTGTATAACAACGTAAAAAATGCATTTCAATAATGTTTCTGAAAGTATAGATGAAGAGTTACGGAAGTTCTTGCATATGTTATGAAATCCCACCAATTTCTAAAAGTTCATCATTATCGCTCCCTCAATACTTCCAACCACTCCAAAAAATTTGTCCCATTATAATTTTCtgcctccctctcttctcccctAGATCCGGCACCATCCCGAAGGCGTATGGTTCCATCTCCGACAAACTCTGAAGCGGGAACATCCGCAAACCTTCTCCGCCTACCGTAAAACCTAACCATAACGACCAGGTGTTCTCCCCCTCCTGCCCCACCCAACGCCCTCTAATATTTGGATGTGCGTATAAATTTATACATGTTGTTCATTTGTCCTCTTGATGTAATTACACCTATGGTTACTTCTGCAAGAATTCCAATTCTGGATTTGTATTATGATATGAACTGCAAGTCATTCTATCTAGGTTTATAGTTATGTTCCCATGTTCTTATTAAAATTACTGTACTAATGATTTATTATGTTTTGAGGAATGTATGATTATTTCTTATTTACGTAGCATGTTATAGTTTATCCAATCTAGAAGTATGTCTCGTTCTACCTAAGACAATACAAGATTATTTATTGACACTTTGTATTTATGGATTCTTTGATAAGTTATACATATATATTCACGTCAATGATGAATGTGCATATTAGCAAGTCGTCATTGATATTCAGCTGCTGCCACCAAATCAGCACATGTATATGAGAGGGTAATGTTAGAGACCATGAAAGAGAAGACTGCTCGAATATCCGAAtgtatgaagaaacattgtgttgGTAATGTTGGTCTACTAGATTTTGCCTCTGTAGCACATTCTTTTGTGTATGGTGGTGCACAATAGGAAGTTGAGATAGATAAATATTCAAAGGAGGCATTTGATGTCTATGAGATTAAAATAGCCAAATAGGTCTCTTGGAAACTCTTCTCGTCAGATCCAGATTTATTGTGTATTATATTACCAGCCTTGCTAAATCATTGTTTGGAACTTTATCTCATCAAGTGCATTCCACCAAGTAGTGGATGGTTCTACAATGGCATGACACAAGAAGCGTACCAAAGCTGATGTGCCTTCCTCATTGATTCAACAAAGAAGTACAGTAAACCCAACTATCTACACGATACAACTTTGCTTGTTGATTGCAAATGCATCTCTACTATGTAATTCTACCATAACACATTTATTTAAACGTGCACTGCTTATGTTGTAACATCCATGGTGCATGATCTCTGAAAGGAAATCTTAATGTTGACTTAAAGGATGAATTTTGCCGCACAAATGCGCATTGGTATTTTTAGAGGAAAGTGCTCAGCAATGTAAATATCACACTAGGAACATATTTTGGAACGCTAATCCCTTACCGAGCATACTCAAGCAATCTCCCATTAGCCGCTCTTTACTTTATAGTCAAGCGATTGCAAACTCCTTATTTAGGCTAGCTACTTTGCGGATTAACAAGATTATCGCATTCGAGTTGTGACAATTCTCTAGCAAGTAATGAATCTGAGGTCAAAGCCAATGAGTATGCCGGATGTTGCATTTTCGTGTTGAGGGAAGGTTGGCTTGACAGGCTTTGTTCTGGATGTTGTAACCTCTTCTAATGGTCTTTGTGTGTGCTTTATTATCTCGTTGTGAGAATGGCTAGGACTATGGATCCACATGCCCCTCTAGTCAGTACTTTCTGAGTAGAGCAAGGCTTCTTCATTGGCAAATAAACGAATTAATGAATTAATTTCCTAATATGAAGTGAACTGAACTAGCATTGATCAAGTCCATGAGATCAGAAGGAGTTCTTCACGTGAAAAAGTCCACAACTTAGCTTAATTCAATAGAAAAGAAAGTATCCAATCGACTTTAGGAgcgccacactactaggaaaatggctatagatgatatggtcactaatggcacaccagacatgtggtgcgtcattactatatactaatggcgcaccatgtgttgggctccattagtaatatattactaatggctaatggcgcacctggtgtgtggtgcgccattagtagttttgaaaaaaaaaattattactaatggcgcactgtggtatagtgcgccattattagttgacatagtaatggcgcaccacacccaccgtgcgccattagtagttttgaaaaaaaaattgttagtagtgccgagccccacctcccctcgccacccccttgccccacctcccctcgccccgtcgccccaccgtcccaaccacccgccgccgccgccacctgccaccgccccctggccccaccgccccgtcgcccccaccacccgccaccgccccggcgcccCGTCGCCCGAACGGCGCCCCCCTggtgccccgccgcccccaccacctgtCCGTCGgcccctgcgcccgcgccgcccccagagccaggctcgccgcgggccccctgcgtccgcctcgcgccccccggagccaggcccgccgccgctgccctaaccgcggccgtccaccaccaccccctgcacccggagccaaggtgagcatatttttgtttttttctactgtttttctttgctgtttaggtttaattaggttattgataggtttaggttagtgctagatttaggtttagataattagaagaagaagaaagttgaaaaaaagaagaagaactagaagaagaggaaaaaggaaaaaagggaagaagaataagaagaaagttgaaaaacagaacaagaaaggaagaaggagaagaggaggaggaggaaggagaagaaagaaaaaggagaacaagaaaagaagagaggtggagaagaagaagatggaaaggAAAAGGAAGAATGCATCATTGTTTAATTGTAGAGGTTGATGATCGAAAAGTTGACCTTTCTTAGGAGTAGCATCTTCAAATAAGTAACCCTTCAtgtcttcaaataaaataacagAACAACATAACTCAGAAGGGTAATATAACCAAGAATGCATCTTCGAGGACGAGAGCTTTTTTCAAGTGTTTATTTGCTGCTTCCTCATAAGCAACGAGACATCTCTGAGGACAGAACATCATTTTAGTAGGATGTAACAATCATTAGTCCGAGAAGAATGATATTAAATAACATAGTAGCCTGTGATGTATTTTCGTACCGAAAATGCATTTGGCACTAGTCCTCGCTTAACAACATCATGGGTGGGAAGCGGGAACTTCGGAAGTGCATcggtgtagttgattatcttctgctcaaaatttatgctgctataatgttgtatgataacgttgtaagggtactaattggtctcttctgctgcttatcagagatggggggaagcagccaccgccgctctgcctcaccggggtacgagttggatactttcgagttcttcagtatcatacttgggacttcagtatcagccacgaggtaggtatataaaacgagagatctcctcttcacccatctcattatgataactctattgtttgctacatcactccttgtcccaaattgcagaggctgcctgacacttttatgaacatgctgggtgaagatccgccagataatgtgaagctccgacaggccggcagcggggttcgcaggatgtgggacgtggagttggtgatcgaggagggccacatgtacctgtgccgtggctgggagaagttctacagtgcctacgacctgcggaccgggtactttcttctcttcggGTATGACGATGACGCCataatgctcatcgtgaaggttttcaacgcgactatgtgtcacATGCGCTACGCTGATGATGAAGATGCCtgtgcgttctgcctcttcttattcctctacatctggctttgtctcacatcgattgttaacggtcattgttgcatttggacaggcaatgggagcagcagtagCGACACCAGCTACAGCCAAAGCAGTAGCGATTATGgatgtagcaaaagcaacagcggttctagctttagcgaaagcagcagcgattctggcagcagcaaagacaacaagaaggatgatccggactggagtgggggagaagaggagcagagtggggatgaggagctgcaggatgacgatgggcatcaggctgaggatgacctagcgctggtggtggttgaccaagggcaagagatggtggtggccgaccatgggcaagagatggtggtggctgaccatgggcaagagatggtggtggctgaggatgacctagcgatggtcgtgcccatcctgcctgaaggtggcctcgcgatggtggtggtgcctaacaatgaccacgcaccggtggtggcgccagcaatcccacagctgggcgacatgaccacaccaattgtggtagaagtctacatcccacagctgcctccaccgcctcgccgctcttggcgcatcaggctgaggaaggagaaggagaagaacaatgagaactgaactatgtcaggtatgtcagaactgaactatgcttagtttcctataggttagctccaaaattacttatgttagcacaaaatgatcaagtttacataataagcttatagtcttcttcttattctttttcttttccaaaatgacatatgttagcttcattttacctaagttggctctaatatgctaacttagagcttatatgcttagtttcctataggttagctccaaaataacttatgttagcacaaaatgatcaagtttacataataagcttatagtcttcttcttattcttcttctagtgttcttcttcttcttcttcttcttcttcttcttcttcttcttcttcttcttcttcttctaacttcttgtttatcattttgca is from Triticum aestivum cultivar Chinese Spring chromosome 3A, IWGSC CS RefSeq v2.1, whole genome shotgun sequence and encodes:
- the LOC123059351 gene encoding protein LIFEGUARD 4 isoform X2, producing MKGGDVEAGTAEPKGTTESPELRWALIRKIYVVLCLQLLLTAAVAVVFVRVRAIPHFFVSSYAGLGLYIFILIFPFIVTFPLHFYRQKHPVNLLLLGVFTVAISFSVGLTCAFTSGKVILEAGILTIVVVLSLTAYTFWAARRGKDFSFLGPFLFASLMILLVFGFIQIFFPLGKLSHMIYGALAALIFSGYIVYDTGSIIKRYKYDKHVFLPLLSRASNPVDEFGILMSP
- the LOC123059351 gene encoding protein LIFEGUARD 4 isoform X1 — translated: MKGGDVEAGTAEPKGTTESPELRWALIRKIYVVLCLQLLLTAAVAVVFVRVRAIPHFFVSSYAGLGLYIFILIFPFIVTFPLHFYRQKHPVNLLLLGVFTVAISFSVGLTCAFTSGKVILEAGILTIVVVLSLTAYTFWAARRGKDFSFLGPFLFASLMILLVFGFIQIFFPLGKLSHMIYGALAALIFSGYIVYDTGSIIKRYKYDKYVWAAVTLYLDIINLFLGLLTLFRACDN